In Gymnogyps californianus isolate 813 chromosome 1, ASM1813914v2, whole genome shotgun sequence, the following are encoded in one genomic region:
- the LOC127017421 gene encoding pleckstrin homology domain-containing family A member 5-like, which produces MAAPAELSAERLRALPGSWSYGISQGGRVFFINEEAKSTTWLHPLTGEAVITGHRRSADLPTGWEEAYTFEGARYYVNIRQELR; this is translated from the exons ATGGCGGCCCCGGCGGAGCTGAGCGCGGAGCGGCTGCGGGCGCTGCCCGGCAGCTGGAGTTACGGGATCAGCCAGGGCGGCCGCGTCTTCTTCATCAA CGAGGAGGCGAAGAGCACGACCTGGCTGCACCCGCTCACCGGAGAGGCCGTGATCACCGGGCACCGCCGCAGCGCAG ACTTACCCACAGGTTGGGAGGAAGCTTATACTTTTGAAGGTGCAAGATATTATGTAAA